AACGGCAGGGCATCGGCAAGCCGGATGAACGCACGCACCAGGCCGCGCGCGACGTGTAGCCGGTGGCGACGCACGCCCTGGCAGCGATCCACCGTCTCCAGCAGCTCGCGCACGGTCAGGTTGTGCCCGCCCAGGATGTAGCGCTCGCCGGCGCGGCCGCGCTCGGCTGCCGCCACGTGCGACGTCGCCACGTCGCGCCCATCCACGCCGTTGATGACGGCGTCGAAGTAGATCGGAATCCGCCCGCGCGCCGCCTCGCGAATCACCAAGCCGGTCGTCGGCTTCACGTCGCCGGGGCCGAACACGGCCGTCGGCAGCAGCGCCACCACTTCTAGGCCAGCCGCGCTTAAGGCCAGTCGCTCCATCGCCAGCTTGGCTTCATAGTAGGCGCTGCGCGCTGTGCCGGGCGCGTAGAAATCGCGCTCGTCCAACGGCGGCGTGCCAGGCACGAAGCGCCGCGCCAGCGTGGTGAGCGAACTGGTGTAGATCACGCGGCGGACGCCGGCCGCGCGCGCAGCATCCAGCACGCGCTGCATTTCCGCGCTGGCTTCGGCGACGGCGCGCGCGATATGCCGAAAGTCTTGTGGATATGCCGCAGCGGCATGGAAGAGCACGTCGCAGTCGCGCATCGCGGCAACCAGCGAATCCCGATCGCGCAGATCGGCCTGCACCCACTCGACCGGCAGATCGCCGATGGCGCCGCTCATCGCCGGATTGCGCCGCGCGGCGCGCACCGGCCACCTCCGCGCCACAGCCACGCGCGCGATCTGGCCGCCGATGAATCCCGTCGCGCCGAGGATACAACATCTCATTGTGTTGACATGACCAGCCTGTGCTTCGCTTAGCAGCCCGATTCTTATAATCCAAGTGCTATGCAGCGCAACTCGTCGTGGCGCTCCCGGCGCAGCGCACTCATTGCTGCAATCTACCTCGTCACGTTGTTGATCATCGGGACAATCGGGTTCAGCCTGCTGTCGGGTTCCAGCCTGTTGGATGCGCTATACATGACCGTCACCACGATCACCACGGTCGGCTATGGGGAAATCGTGCCGCTCAACGCCGCAGGACGCGTCTTCGCCATGTTCATCATCCTCGGCGGCGTCGGCTTGGTGTACTACTCGCTCACGGCGTTGGGCGCATTCCTGGTGCTCGGCGACTGGCAAAACGAACTACGCTACCGGCGGAGGAAGCGCATGATTGATCACCTGAAAGGACACACCATCGTGTGCGGCTACGGACGCGTCGGGCGACACGTCGTGCACGAATTGATGCGAGAGAAGATACCCTACGTCATCATCGAGATGGACGCCGATAAAGCCGCGCGGCTCGAGTCGCAAGGCCACCTCGTCGTCAGCGGCAACGCTGCCGACGAAAGGCGGTTGAAGGAAGCCGGCATCGCGCACGCCAGCCATCTGATTGCTTGCGCTTCGTCGGGTGCGGAGAACGTTTTTATCACCCTGACAGCGAAGG
The window above is part of the Candidatus Roseilinea sp. genome. Proteins encoded here:
- a CDS encoding potassium channel protein, with the translated sequence MQRNSSWRSRRSALIAAIYLVTLLIIGTIGFSLLSGSSLLDALYMTVTTITTVGYGEIVPLNAAGRVFAMFIILGGVGLVYYSLTALGAFLVLGDWQNELRYRRRKRMIDHLKGHTIVCGYGRVGRHVVHELMREKIPYVIIEMDADKAARLESQGHLVVSGNAADERRLKEAGIAHASHLIACASSGAENVFITLTAKGMRPDLHIVARANYEESIPKLMRAGADRVIEPYTISGRRMVSVITRPDVADFLDEVMHSEDLELWLEQIVVGEGSPLIGRPMSQSELSDAYGIVLLAYTDPATGKRMRPQSHTTFARGMRLIVIGTEEKLSAFSALARNHAHLRRRPRA